The Treponema phagedenis DNA segment ATGTTGCCCGTAATGTTTTCGGCTGGTCAAGAATGATGGGAATCCAAAAAGAGGAGGCAGCAGATTTTAAAGGTACTTTTTCCCGTTACGGAAATAAGGACGCGGACAGTTTAGCGCAAGCATATCGAGCGAGCTCTTTTATGGGAATGAAGGAAGGCCAGTACAGTGAAACACTTGGTTTATTACAAAATATTTTTACTGATGGTATATCAAAAGGGTTTACAAAGTCGATTGCTGAAATAGGCAGCACAATGACTTTTTTAAAAAATGCAAGCGGCAATAATCCGTTATGGATGGGAGAACAAGGCGCAAGTCGATATCAGCAATTAAATGAAAGCGGGCGCAGTGCAACATCTCTTTCTTCGGTTTCGGATATCTTAACGTACCGAGCTATTGCAAGTTTATCGGATGCAGAAAAGGCACGCATATTAAAAGAGCACGGATTAGAATCGCAAGGCGGATATCTTGATAATATGCAAATTGCGGAACTTGGATTTTTACCGGAAATATACAAGAAAAAAATGGGTCTTTTTGAACAAATGTCGGGAAAAGGTAATAAAGCAGGGATGATCGAAATGATTAGAAAAGATACCGGCTTTGACTATATACAGGCGGCGCAGTTTTATGAGTTGATGAACAACGGGGAAATAAATAAAGACGCATATGAATCAATAACAAATGCAAGTATACGCCCTGAATATACCTCACGTGTCGGAGCATCTACCGGTTCTGCCGAATTGTGGAGGACTTGGACAGCTGAATTGGGAAAAGGTCCGGCGGAACTGACAAAATTTCTCTCGGTATTTTTATCCGGCACTCGCCAAGAAGAGTTTAATACGGGTAAGCTACCGGGCATGGGCGAAGGAAGTGTAAATAATGTTACACTAATAAAAGAATTACAACAAAGAAAACAAGATTTAGCATTTGAACTCCAGACTCTGTATAATACCTTTTTCCCCGACCAAGAAAAAATTAAGGAAAATACGGAAGAGTTAAAAAAGATAAACGCGCAACTTGAGTTATTATTGAACGGGGAAATAAAGGTTGAAAGTCGATGATGATCACCATTCACAAAAGCCCGCAGCCAAAAATAGAAATCTTTGATTATAATGCGCCAACAGTGCCTGCTTTTACATTATCGGCACAAACCCATGAGTATACGCAACTTTTAAGCTATTCGTTTACCGAAAGCACAATGGATTTAAAGGGGCGTTTTCAGTTTAGCATTGCAGGCGGAGACAATAATCTTTTTAATGAAATACAGCCGCTTCAAATTGTAAAGATTTACGAGGGGGCAAATACTCCTGTGTTTATTGGTGTAATTGCAAATAAAGATTTAAGTTGCACAATGAGTCAAGGTGGCGTGCAACGACAAATCAATTTTTCCGGGATGAGTATTACGGGGTTAATTGCAAACTTTCAGCTCATTCTTGATATTAAGTTTTTATCATTAACACAAATAATGAGTGCGGAAACGATAAACAAGGATATGGTGTTACGCATAAATGAACTGCAAACTAAGGAACCTTTAAAAATAAAAAAGTTTTTAGAGCTTACATGGGATACATATTTAGGCTATGTAGGTGTTAGATATTTAAAACCTACCGCAGATAAAGCTCCGGTAAAAGGAAAGGCGGGAGAATCAAATAAAATAGTCTATGACATAATTAAAAACTTTATGGGGAATGATTTTTTTGAAGTAGGAGAAGCAGAAAGTATTCCTGTGCCGATTGCTAATACCTTTTTTAATCAAGGAATAAATACGGTACAACAAATATGGCAAACGATTTTAGCGCCTCCTGTGTATGAAATGTTTTCTCGGGTGAATGAAAAAGGAAAAACAAAAATAGTTGTTCGTGAACTTCCATTTAGTTTTAGGGAAAACGGAATAGTGCATAACCGTTGGGGCAAACTACCAATAAGAAAAATAAAATCACCGCACCTCGTCGATTATTCATTGCGTTTAAGTATTGATGAAGTGTACACAACTTTTTTTGCCTATATCGAGGGTTCTTCTCTTTCGGCTGATCAGTACATTGTAATTGAGCAAACTGACGGCGACAAAATAGAAAAAAAGATTTTACAAGTTGATGAAAAAAAACTTAAAACATACGGCATGAAAATGTTACAGGTTGCTTTCAGAGGCTATAAAAAACAAACGGAAAAAACGGAAACAATTACCAATGCAATGCACAAACTTTCTTTGCGCCTTCGCTCTTGGTTCGGGCGACTTGACGAAATGTACACAGGAAGCATTCGCATTATCAACGATTTTTCTGAAAAACAAATACGCTGCGGAGAGCGAGTAAGCTTTTTAGGCGGGGAGTTTTATGTTAGAAGTTGCGACCATTCATGGTCCTACGGAGGGACTCCCACAATCAGCCTACAAGTAATACGAGGCGGAAAGTATAACAAGGGAGGAGAGTTTGTAAAAGTAATGCCTGAAATGGGAACAAGCAATATCGAACTTAAATTTGACGGGGAAGAAACGAATAGTTTAGTAGATATAAGTTGGGCGAGGTAAAAAGCTATGAGAATTGTAATACGAGAGCGAAGCGGACAGGTTACCGGGCAAGTGCCGCTACAAAATACAGTGCCGAGAATAGGCATGTGGGGAACAGTAACCGATGTTGACTCTACAAGAAATGCGGTGAATGTTCGACTTACCGGCGGTGTGTTATTGGAAGATGTGCCGGTTGCCAGCTTGGATGAATGGATTTGTGAATTTAAAGACGGGGACTATATGTCGGGAAGCAGAAACTTACCGCCTGAAAATGCACGGGTTTTTGTGCTGATGCCTACAGGCACCTTTGAAGGCGCTTTTGTTTTATGCTCAAGCCTTTCGATGTTTGAAAAAGAACACCAAAAAAAATTTATGAGCACAAAGGAACAACGAGCTGAAAAAAATGTTGAGCGGCTTCGGGTGCGACCGGGAAAATGGATTGAAAAATACAATTATAAAACGGGACAGCTTGAGCTTACCTCTTCGAATGAAAAGGTAAAGATTGCAATTGCTGATGATAACAATAAAAAGGAAGTGAGTGTAAACGCTTTCGGTGCAAACATTACAATTGACAAAGACGGCAATATTGCCGTGAAGGCTGCAACGGATAAAAAAATAAGCCTTAACGGCGAAAACTTAAGCGGTATAGTAAAAGCCGATGAACTAAAAACGCAGCTTGGTAAGATGACGGCACGAATTGATAAAATGGTAAATACTTTTAACGGGTGGGTTGCTGTTCCTAATGATGGAGGTGCTGCTTTAGCTACCGCAATGAAAACCGTAATAGGCACTATGGTAAAAGAAGATTTTTCAAATATAAAAAATGACAAGGTAGTGCACGGAGGTTAAGCAGTGAGACAAGGATATTTACGAGAGGGATTATGGCAGAATGTATACCTCATTGAATTTTATGTTGACAATAATACTTCCCCGTCCGAGTCTTTTGCCTTCGGGGTACCGCCTGAAAGTGAAGAGTTTGTTTTAACGCAACGGAAAACCGAAACTAAAACTTTTGGCGGACTTGTCATTGATGACTATGGTCATGATGCGCTTAAAATAACGCTTTCAGGAAGTACGGTAAATAATGAGCTTAGGCGAATGTACCATACAACCGGAGCGAGTGAGTATGTTACCGGCGAAGAAGAAATATTTAGGCTCAAAACATTGCTTGAAAAATACAAAGGTAATATAAACACGCTTGGAAAAAAAATCCTTTTATATGATTTATCAAAACATACAAATAGGAGCAGACGAAAAAAAACGATTGACAGTTTTTGCTGGCAAGTGTATCCGGGCGAATTTAAAATAAAGCGAACAAAAGAAAAGCCTAATGTATATACGTATTCAATTGAGTTTACCGCCATTCCGGCCAAAGATACCTTTGTGTTTTATAATACAATCTTCGGAGTTGATTTTAATAAGGCCTTTGATGCAATTGAACAGTATTTACAAAAGTTAGAAAAAAGTTTGAGTTTTTTTAAATCCGTCTTAGAAAAAATCAACGAGGCGAGGCGTTTTGCCGCCGCCTGTAAAGAAGTTGCCCTGTATGCGATAAGCGGTACTATTAACGCCTTTAGGATACTGCTTGACGACACTTTTCAACTTGGCCATTCAGCTATTGCCTTATACCGAGAAACAGTCGGAGCAGAAGGAATACCTGCACTTATTTTTGAAACGGGTGATTTTGTTGCGGCAATGCTTATTGATTTTATGACCAACATAAACGTATTGGCAAACAACATACATGCAATGAGTAAAAAAGAATTTTATATTCCTGCTGGCGTTTTTGAAGATTGGGAAGTTACTATAGAAGAACTTGACGCCTTAAGTCAGCTGCAGTGTAGCGGCATTTACAATGAACTATGTGCCTTATCTGTCTCTGCTCAAATGGAACGACCGAAAGAATACACATTACCGGTTGCACGTGGCGCTGCAATAACCACGTATGGAATGCAAATAGGTTTAATTACCGATGGCATGAGTTTTGAAAGCATCGCCCAAAATCATTACGGAGACAGTAGCAAAGCGTATATTATTGCTTCTGCAAACAGCGCTGGCAGTATTGATGATTTAAGCGCACGCGGACAAAAGAATGTGCTAATCCCAGTGCTGGAGCGAAGCGCTTCTAATTATCAAAATAGGATAATCGGTTTAAGCGGACAGCGCGATAATTACGGGGTCGATATTGCGTTAGACGAAAACGGGAATATTTTACTCAACGATCTGCAAACAGATTTTAAATTTGTTACCGGCAGAAGAAACATATCGCAAGCGGTACTTATGCGCTTGCGTGAAAATATTAATAAACGAGTGATGCTGCAACTTTATGGAATTAAAACAACAATTCCCGACAGTGAAAGTGCAGGCTCGGCTTATATTTTATCAAGCATAATTCAAACACTCAAACAAGAATCGCGTATTAAAGAATTGTTGAGCGTTTCTTTTAAAGGAGATGGGGACGCTTTGCGAATTGATATAGAATACACCGATATTGGCGGACAGCGGCGCTCTTTAAGCGAGCTTATATAACGGAAGATGAACAGGAGATAAAAAAGAATGGATTTTGATTATAAAATAAAAACCTTTGATGAGATTTACACCGAAATGCAGCTAAAGGTATTCGGTAAAATACTTACCGCAACGGACGCTAACTCAGGCAGTGTGCTTTGCTCTTTATTAGAGGCAACTGCACGGCTAATTGCTGAAGCGTATTTGCATTGCCAAATAGGGTATGCAAAATACTTACAAGATTTAGTGGAAGGGGCTTTTGGCGTAAAAAGGCTTTTAGGAACTAAGGCAAAGGGGAAGGTTGTTTTTTTTACCGAAAAAGGAAAACCTGCAGCCAGTCATCTTTATATAGCGGTAGGAACCGAAATTGCCTGCGGTGATACTGTTTTTGTTACCACAGAATCGGGAATGATAGATAAGGGGACGGAACAGTCAAAGCCTATTTTTGCTGAAGCAAAAGAAATAGGAGAAAAAGGAAATGTGCCATCTGAAAGCGTTGACACTATTTTAAGCGGCTTACATTCAAGTATTGCGGGAGTAAAAAATATACGGCCGTTTGAAAACGGTACTTCCGCCGAAACCGATCCGGAGCTGCGAAAGCGATTTGTAAATTATTTACGAGGCTTACAACGGACAAACTTTTACGGGGTAAAAGAAGCGGCTCTTAGCACAAAAGCATATCACGTGAACGTGGTATTATGTGCGCCGCCAAAAGATATTCCCACCCGAGATTTTGACGGAAACCCCATAACAGAGCATAATGTAAATTGTGCGGTGTATGTTTGCGACAAAGAAGGAGAGTGTTCAGGGGCATTACTTGATGAGGTGCGCAAAACATTACGCGGAGACGGCACGTATAACAATCCCGGATACACACCTGCGGGTGTTCATCTTGCTGTCGCTCCCATTGTTGCAGACAGACGGTTTCAAGGGGAAGGCAATAAATTAAATCTTGAAATATTTTCTGTTCTTCCTGATAAAGAAGAGGCAAAGGAACGAGTACGAAAAAAGGTTATAGAATTTTTTCAAGGCTTTGAAGTAGGTCAATCTCTTATTATCACTGATTTAATTCTTGCCGTCAGACAGTTTGATTGGGTTACCGATGTAATCATTAAAGATATGAACCTTC contains these protein-coding regions:
- a CDS encoding baseplate J/gp47 family protein, which encodes MDFDYKIKTFDEIYTEMQLKVFGKILTATDANSGSVLCSLLEATARLIAEAYLHCQIGYAKYLQDLVEGAFGVKRLLGTKAKGKVVFFTEKGKPAASHLYIAVGTEIACGDTVFVTTESGMIDKGTEQSKPIFAEAKEIGEKGNVPSESVDTILSGLHSSIAGVKNIRPFENGTSAETDPELRKRFVNYLRGLQRTNFYGVKEAALSTKAYHVNVVLCAPPKDIPTRDFDGNPITEHNVNCAVYVCDKEGECSGALLDEVRKTLRGDGTYNNPGYTPAGVHLAVAPIVADRRFQGEGNKLNLEIFSVLPDKEEAKERVRKKVIEFFQGFEVGQSLIITDLILAVRQFDWVTDVIIKDMNLPQGSANPSATESHKLLVVKEEDVLITIKQQG